In the genome of Myxococcus stipitatus, one region contains:
- a CDS encoding peptidylprolyl isomerase, with protein sequence MRSHDSSTAGLPLSTGELQGMGLLARGSGALARLRFRAPDISVVPSSEGAQVSESFTEEAVLARYRTLCRAVAPRRNRAPGERVAAGDDVLLDVLGFANGRLMAFSARSEWWTEVAANSRLPGLLESLVGLKVGETHPVELTLPVDHPVEALRGVVARFAVKLRAAREVVALDEQSSDFFANLARGATLDEVMAHLRQELAAEWEAQDQRQRQVEALREWSRRTRVEVPRSLVDEELRRCWSEVEYPVLVRLGLASEQMREALEGWLDDGATRREAEHRVRLQLGLRAVAMSERLKGVCAEAHVLSEGLAARARGDSAAMGTTRSEPWFEGRVLHA encoded by the coding sequence ATGCGCTCCCACGACTCCAGCACGGCGGGCTTGCCGCTCTCCACGGGCGAGCTTCAGGGGATGGGGCTCCTGGCCAGGGGCTCGGGTGCACTGGCCCGCCTCCGGTTCCGGGCCCCGGATATCTCGGTGGTACCCTCGAGCGAAGGGGCCCAGGTGTCGGAGTCCTTCACGGAGGAGGCCGTCCTCGCTCGCTACCGGACGTTGTGCCGAGCCGTGGCCCCGAGAAGGAACCGCGCGCCGGGTGAGCGGGTGGCGGCGGGGGATGACGTCCTCTTGGATGTCCTTGGGTTCGCGAACGGAAGGCTGATGGCCTTCTCCGCGCGCTCGGAGTGGTGGACCGAAGTCGCCGCGAACTCGCGGCTCCCAGGGCTCCTCGAGTCGCTCGTGGGCTTGAAGGTGGGGGAGACTCACCCGGTGGAACTCACGCTTCCGGTGGACCATCCGGTGGAGGCGCTCCGGGGCGTGGTGGCTCGCTTCGCGGTGAAGCTCAGGGCCGCGCGCGAAGTGGTCGCGCTCGATGAGCAGTCCTCGGACTTCTTCGCCAACCTCGCGCGCGGTGCCACGCTCGATGAGGTGATGGCGCATCTGCGCCAGGAACTCGCCGCCGAGTGGGAGGCCCAGGACCAGCGCCAGCGTCAGGTCGAGGCGCTGCGGGAGTGGTCGCGTCGCACGCGTGTCGAGGTGCCTCGGAGCCTGGTCGACGAGGAGCTCCGCCGCTGCTGGTCAGAGGTCGAGTACCCGGTGCTGGTCCGGCTGGGCCTTGCTTCGGAGCAGATGCGCGAGGCACTCGAGGGGTGGCTGGATGATGGGGCCACGCGGCGCGAAGCGGAGCACCGGGTGCGGCTCCAGCTGGGGCTTCGGGCCGTCGCCATGTCCGAGCGACTCAAGGGCGTGTGCGCGGAGGCGCACGTGTTGTCCGAGGGCCTCGCGGCCCGCGCGCGCGGGGACTCCGCGGCGATGGGCACCACGCGCTCCGAGCCGTGGTTCGAGGGCCGGGTGCTGCACGCGTAG